TTTTCTAACACTCGTCGTACCGTCTCGTCTGAGATGCTGTCCACTAGCTGTAGTTCCACGAGGCGATCTGCTAACATCTGCATCGTCCATCGTTTCTGTCCTGTCGGCGCATCACTACAAGCCGTTGCTATCAGAAAAGCTTCTGCGCGTCCATCCAATTTACGTTTTCCGCCTGGACGAGGTTGCTCGCTCAAGGCAAACTTAACTCCACCATCTACACACTTTTGACGAGTCCGATGTACCGTTGATTCTCCCACATGTAGCATTTGAGCAATTGTTTCATCAGCATGTCCTTCATCGGCAAGCAACAGGATATGTGCTCGCTTGAACACACGAGCTGGACATTTACCCTTATGCGTTAATTGATGCAAGTATTCTCGTTCTTCTGTATTGAGGTTGACAATGAATTTTTCTGGCATTGGAGTTTCTGGTTTTTCTTTAGTTTCTCCAATCTCATTCCGCTTGTCAAAATCAGCGTGGTGGTCTACTAGCCAGCCTAAAGGGGAAAGTGAGAACAGGAGAGCAGGGTTTTGCGAAGAAATCCACTTTACATCCTGAAGCTCAAGGGGATATGGCAGAAATGATGGCAGCGGATAAGGCTTATTTTGAGCAACATCCGTATGCCAGCCAATACTATAGAAAGCCATTTCTTGTCGATATCAGCGGTTTTGCACCATTGCTGCCCCCTAAGGCGAAAATCGAAAAGATATTGGTACAACGGACTGACCACAGGGGTGTACGGGCTCGAACACCTATCACTCAGTTTGGTCGAGGTGGGGTTATCTGTTTAGACCAAGAGTTGTAACAAAAGTGCCGCCATAAGCAATAAGGAAGGTTTATTGATAATGGCGGCACTCACTCCAATGCACCCGCCCCTTGTTTTTGGAGATTTTTCCTTGACAAAAGACAAGAGAAATATATTCTGATGTTGAGTACATCTACCCTTGACAACAGAATATGACTGAACATAGGAACCTAGATAATATTTTCAACATTCTGGTTGGGCTTTCAGAATACTCTGCAAGTCCTGCAAGTTCTGAGGATATTGATGCCTACCTACAGGCTTGTTTAGCTGATGAGGATATTTATTGGATGGTTATCGTTCTCATCGCTAATGCCAAGGGGGGGTTTTGGTTGTCTAGCTACATGAAAGCTGAAACGGCTGATTTCCTCCTAGACCGAGCTGTTGCTTGTGGCTATCCCCAGGTTGTGGAAGACGTTAAAAATATGATGAAAACCCTGGAAGACCAAAGCTAAACCCCGCCGCCATTGACATAGTCCAAGGAGAGGCAGCAAGGTGGATGAAAGAAGGTGAAGGTACAATGGCTCATCCACCGAATATTTGATTAGCGGTGGATAGCAGGTGATTGTAGAGGTCAATGGCGACAAGATTCTAATGTATGGTTCCGATACCCCCTTCGTCGATAGTACATTTGTTCTGTGGGAAGTACAACCCAAGCGGGAGAAAACTCAGAAGGCAGACCACCCGTAAGCAGTACTGGTCAACCAGCAAAACTCAGAATCCTTACCAGGAGCCTGTTCCGTAAATACCTGGAAGTCTGTTCCCCCTTTCCATACCAATAATCTCAGTATTCCGGTGTATGGGTTGTGTTGTGGCGACCGGGGGCTGAGAGATGGAGGTACAGGTGCTCACTTTTTATTGACCTTCCTCTTAAGGGGGGATGCTATCAGATATGGATGAAAAACGGCTGTGATGCATATAGGGTAAGGTTTTGAGAGCGCGGTCACTTGGCGATCCTTAGAGCAGCTTGGTATAAGATTATACCTTACTTATTGATAATAAAGGCGCTCTCAGAAAGCTATCCAAAAGCGCTGAAACCTTTATGGGGTGTGAAGTACAGTGCGCGATCAGTTGTTGAGAATGGATGAAAGTCGGCGGCACCCACATAAAGAAAAACCGCCCTGGGAGGGAGGTTAAGCAACATCTGATTGAAGGTTGGATGAAAGACCAAGGTTCCACCTAAGTGCGGAATTTGTTCCCTGTGCCCCGAGAGCGATAAGTCGGTGCATCTAGATTGATGCTGGCAATGGGTTATAAAAGTTCAGTATAGTTGCCTAAATCTTAGCATATTCATGATATTGGTAGCATTAACAATCTAATGTGGGCACCATGTAGGAAAGGTGTCAAAAATAAAGTAAAGCGGAGGAATTAGGGGGGTTGTTTTAAGATATAATATATGTTCCTATGCTGGATTGTATGAGGTTAAAGGCAATGTCAAACTTCTTGTAGATAACCTAGTTGTTGTAGAAACGGGTGGTGTTTTATGAAAAGCCTGAAACAAGCTTCATACACCGGAAAAGAAGTCTTCATCGGAATTGATGTTCACAAGAAAAGTTATTCAGTAGTCGCCAGAGTAGACAAAGAAGTAATCAAGAAATGGACAACAGTTGCTTCACCGAAAGAACTATCACAACAGCTGCAAAAATACTTTAGTGGAGCAACCATCCATTCTGTTTATGAAGCAGGGTTTTCAGGATTTGCGCTGCATCGAGAGTTAGTGAAATATGGGATTGACAACATCGTGGTTCATGCCGCTGCAATTGAAGTTGCTGCCAATGACCGAGTCAAGACAGACAAACGGGATGCTCAAAAAATGGCAGCTCTGCTTGAGGCGGGGCGAGTAAGAGGCAATCGCATTCCTACTGAGCAGCAAGAGCAACGGCGAATGCTAACGCGAACCCGACAACAGCTGGTTGAAGAACGAACCGCAATCAAAAATAAAATCAGAATGAAATTTCATCAACTGGGACTGATTCAGTATGACGAGAACCGACCGATGAGTCACAAACTGGTTCGGGAGATTGTTGATGGTACTTCATCCTCTGAGTTGAGAATTGTGATTGAAGCCCATTGGAACATCTGGAGGAAGTTAGACGAGGAGATTTGCAAGCTGACTCAAGCGATTAAGGAGCAAGCGAAGACAGACCCCAACGAAGCAACTTACCGTTCTGCACCTGGGGTAGGTCCACTCTCTGCTCGCATACTTGCCAATGAATTAGGTGATATGTCGCAATTCAACAATGAACGTCAACTGTTTTCCTTTACAGGGCTGACTCCCGCCGAATATTCTAGTGGCGATAACATCCGTCGAGGGCATATCAGTAGACAAGGCAATAGCCGCTTGAGAGGAATACTGGTAGAGAGCGCGTGGCGGGCGATTGAGAAAGATACAGCCTTAGGGGAGTTCTTTGAGAGACTCTATCCTCGCACTGGCAAAAAGCGAGCGATTGTTGCTGTTGCTAGAAAACTGATTGGTCGGATTCGGGCAGCTTTCCACAACCAAGTTAATTACCAGATGGAATATCGAAATTCTAAGGCTCTTACTACAGCTTAAAGACTAGAAAGGCGATTGTTTTAGTCAAATTATCGAAAAATTAACAGCTCATTTTCAGGATGCATCGACAGATTTTTCTGCTGTGACCCCGTCCACATTTCGGTGAGCGCTTGGCGACCACGTTTTGATGTTTGAGGCGCAGCTCCTTCACAACGAACGAGGAAAGTGTAGCACTGTTACGACAGTGACTACGAATGACTGATTGTCGAGAAGGTCCTTGAATCGAGTTATATCTACCTGAAACAGGACGTGGG
This window of the Chroococcidiopsis sp. CCMEE 29 genome carries:
- a CDS encoding IS110 family transposase, giving the protein MKSLKQASYTGKEVFIGIDVHKKSYSVVARVDKEVIKKWTTVASPKELSQQLQKYFSGATIHSVYEAGFSGFALHRELVKYGIDNIVVHAAAIEVAANDRVKTDKRDAQKMAALLEAGRVRGNRIPTEQQEQRRMLTRTRQQLVEERTAIKNKIRMKFHQLGLIQYDENRPMSHKLVREIVDGTSSSELRIVIEAHWNIWRKLDEEICKLTQAIKEQAKTDPNEATYRSAPGVGPLSARILANELGDMSQFNNERQLFSFTGLTPAEYSSGDNIRRGHISRQGNSRLRGILVESAWRAIEKDTALGEFFERLYPRTGKKRAIVAVARKLIGRIRAAFHNQVNYQMEYRNSKALTTA